A window of Tachypleus tridentatus isolate NWPU-2018 chromosome 7, ASM421037v1, whole genome shotgun sequence genomic DNA:
actcACAGAGATATACGTCCATTACTTAAAATCAGTTCTAACAAGTCAAAAGCGTTCTGCCGACtgcataacatttttattttgtgtatgttttccagAATAAATGTACAACTGTACACAACAATACTATCAATTCTGTTGACTGTACGAAAGTTGTATTTTACAGCAAACTTGTGTGCAACAGTACTACTGACtgtgtgaaagttttattttatagaaaagtgtGTGTAACAATACTACTGACtgtgtgaaagttttattttatagaaaagtgtGTGCAACAATACTACTGACtgtgtgaaagttttattttatagaaaagtgtGTGTAAGAATACTACTGACtgtgtgaaagttttattttatagaaatgtgtGTGTAAGAATACTACTGACtgtgtgaaagttttattttatagagaACTGTGTGTAACAATACTACTGACtgtgtgaaagttttattttatagagaACTGTGTGTAACAATACTACTGACtgtgtgaaagttttattttatagaaaagtgtGTGTAACAATACTACTGACtgtgtgaaagttttattttatagaaaattgtATGTAACAATACTACTGACtgtgtgaaagttttattttatagaaaagtgtGTGCAACAATACTACTGACtgtgtgaaagttttattttatagaaaacaacaatacTACTGACtgtgtgaaagttttattttatagaaaagtgtGTGTAACAATACTACTgactgtgtgttttattttatagaaaagtgtGTGTAACAATACTACTGACtgtgtgaaagttttattttatagaaaagtgtGTGTAACAATACTACTGACtgtgtgaaagttttattttatagaaaagtgtGTGTAACAATACTACTGACtgtgtgaaagttttattttatagaaaagtgtGTGTAACAATACTACTGACTGtacgaaagttttattttatagaaaactgtgtgtaacaaTACTACTgaatgtattaaagttttattttatagaaaagtgtGTGTAACAATACTACTGACTGTATtagagttttattttatagaaaagtgtGTGTAACAATACTACTGACtgtgtgaaagttttattttatagaaaagtgtGTGTAACAATACTACTGACtgtgtgaaagttttattttatagaaaactgtgtgtaacaaTACTACTgaatgtattaaagttttattttatagaaaagtgtGTGTAACAATACTACTGactgtattaaagttttattttatagaaaggtGTGTGTAACAATACTACTGactttatgaaagttttattttatagaaaagtgtGTGTAACAATACTACTGactgtattaaagttttattttataaaataaacgtaCGAAAAAATAGTGATAATACTATTAATACTATGTATAATTTGTTGTGTAGAAAAAACGTATGCAACAATATTATGCTTATGTATCTGTGGCAGTTTTAGGAGTCGCCCACTAATTATTctataaatgaatatttgtaattattactatAGATAGAGATTTGCTTGTTTTGGGATAAAGTGTGTGTACTctaactacaaaatatttaaatgtaataaaaataaagatttcctttcgctgtttcttttaattttagtcCATTTTGAACTCCATGCACAAATACCAGCCGAGGTTTCACCTTGTACGGGCTAACGACATCTTGAAGCTGCCGTACAGTACGTTCCGTACATACGTTTTTAAAGAGACTGAGTTTATCGCAGTCACGGCTTATCAAAACGAAAAGGTCAGTGATGTCATTTTGTTCATTATAAAAAGACAAGTACACTGTTTCATTGACAGTGAGACAAATCGTCAGCcatattaatatatacttttgGTGATGATAGATCTATATGAACTGGTAGATaggttaatttatataaaatatacaacagtttACTGATATTAAGGTCGACTTTTGGTAACGATAGGTCTATAAGAACTGTCATGTAGATTAATGCATGTAAGACATACAACATACTAGGGCTGTAGCTATTACATGTGTATCTCATATGTAATTTAGCGTTCAACCTTTCTTCGATTTCTGTACAGTCGTGGTTTTTAGTAAATGCGTACACGTGTTTGTGGGTGTAGGATTGTTTGTCCGACGTTATCTTGTAAAAGGGTCACGGTTGTAGAGCTACTTGTCTAGGTCAATCTAAAACAGGATATTTGTCACCCTTCTTCCAAATGACCATTCGTCATCAGATAGTAAGAGACGGGAGATTATGAGACTCATCTGGAGAATCCTGGGAAGGGCTGGTCATTCTTCTGTCGCCAACAGACCCGCTGTCGCCGCCCCGGGACGCCCGAGCTACCCGGTAAAGATCGCTGTTGTCTTCATTCAACGACGCGAGTGATCCTCTATAAAGAGCGGCACATCTTTAGTCCGCCTTTATCCGTACGTTCGTTCCGCCTGGTCTTACGGTAAGAAAGCACGTTTGGTATCTTGACCTTTTTAGACGGTCATGTCCACATCACTGTTTGTTAGGCGGCAGTGGCCTCATCACTCAACAAGATCAGAGACAAAATTAAAACacgaaaaaacaacataaaaacagtcACTCGAAGTATGCCTTAGTGTCATCTCAAGGATACAGCACTCCAAGTATGCCTCAGTGTTATCTCAAGGATACAGAACTCCAAGTATGCCTTAGTGTTATCCAAGGATACAGCACTCGAAGTATGCCTTAGTGTTATCTCAAGGATACAGCAACTCCAAGTATGCCTTAATGTTATCTCAAGGATACAGCACTCGAAGTATGTCTTAGTGTATCTCAAGGATACAGCACTCCAAGTATGCCTTAGTGTATCTCAAGGATACAGCACTCGAAGTGTGAGTGTTACATAAGGATAcagcaagtttttattttaatataacgtttcTATAAAAAGGCGAAGTTCTGTATGAACTGTGACTATTTGGCCACATCTACAATACAATCCTTACACCATAATATGAGAAGTTAACATCTGTCTGGAGTACAGCTGTAAATCTGTTGTCCACTTTACAAACTTGTAATACCTACAGCAAGAAATTCATAATATGAGAAGTATGGGACATCAACATCTGTCTGGAGTACAGCTGTAAATCTGTTGTCCACTTTACAAACTTGTAATACCTACAGCAAGAAATTCATAATATAAGAAGTATGGGACATCAACATCTGTCTGGAGTACAGCTGTAAATCTGTTGTCCACTTTACAAACTTGTAATACCTACAGCAAGAAATTCATAATATGAGAAGTATGGGACATCAACATCTGTCTGGAGTACAGCTGTAAATCTGTTGTCCACTTTACAAACTTGTAATACCTACAGCAAGAAATTCATAATATGAGAAGTATGGGACATCAACATCTGTCTGGAGTACAGCTGTAAATCTGTTATCCACTTAACAAACTTGTAATACCTACAGCAAGAAATTCATAATATGAGAAGTATGGGACATCAACATCTGTCTGGAGTACAGCTGTAAATCTGTTGTCCACTTTAGAAACTTGTAATACCTACAGCAAGAAATTCATAATATGAGAAGTATGGGACATCAACATCTGTCTGGAGTACAGCTGTAAATCTGTTGTCCACTTTAGAAACTTGTAATACCTACAGCAAGAAATTCTAGTAAAACTGTTGCAACATTCATCATAACACAGCCTCATAACAGAATTTGTTGCACGAATATGTCCGAGTCTCAAAAACCACGAGTGTCGATACCTATTGATGAATCACGTTCACGTACACCCAAAGCCCCATGGGAGTTCCAACAACGGTCGTCAGAAGAACCGCAGTGCGTTACCGGTACAAGCGTGTTGTATAAGAACATTCTCGATCGATTTATTgctttataatacttttatgaagttttaatGTCATGGTTAACAGCATATTACCgcacaaacaaatgtttttggtTGAAATGGGAATTGTATTATACTGAACATTCGTGACAGAATTTTCGTTCATTTCCGGGTCAGCTGTTTGTAAACATTTACAGCTATGAGCTTACAGGGGCATACTTCTGTAAATAAACTACATCCAGCACTTGTATCGAAAATAAACTCAGGAGTCTAGCAGTTGTTCTTCCATAAATATCTTTCATGAATGTTGTTTCATATTTCGAAACTGTGACGTAACACTACAGGTGGCGCACGAATGTGCTTGCTTTAAAACGAAATTTTATTTGAAGGCAAACTATTGTCACTCCGTTTTAAACAATTACCAATATTAGAATAAATTCTACAAACTCACTGTGAAAATTACCAGTACATGTTTATACACACGTGAAATTAACCATTGTTCATAATCATGTTCGATtagtttcataatatatatatttttaaataacttaaacagATTACTGGGTAATATCCCTATTATATTCgctattaaaaatgtttagttatcAAAGCAACTAGTTTCAGTTAGTGTTATATACATGACTTAGAGCATTGGTTAAGATTTATATAACAAGTTGAAAAATCACCAATTCTAAATTTCAAGACggatgaaacaaaaatatataaaaatgttcgaACTATTATTTCTATTTGATATATTTGTCACCATTGCGATTTTAACAACGTACGTTTTAAAttactagttgttgttttttgagcgattaaatttatttcttcgaACTACTTGGTTATAAAGAAAttgataaaaatttgtttagttttcaaaCATACGTTAATTACGTCGTTGGTTTCACAATGTTTCTAAAGTTTTACAGAAACTCAGGACCACGAGGGAGACACAACATGACTGTTTAGGCTTCTAAACTCCACAAAGTCCTTGATTCATATCGTCAGTAAACAAACTTATGTGTTACAAAAATTATACTATTTCATGCCAAACTTGGAGATTTTTAAgtgaaagaaaaacacagaaaacaaacttATTCCTCTCTGTTCTGTGCTCACCAAACATACACAGTGATGTTATATGACATCTCGATATCTCTCACCAAACATACACAGTGATGTTATATGACATCTCGATATCTCTCACCAAACATACACAGTCATGTTATATGACATCTCGATATCTCTCACCAAACATACACAGTCATGTTATATGACATTTCGATATCTCTCACCAAACATTCACAGTCATGTTATATGACATCTCGATATCTCTCACCAAACATACACAGTCATGTTATATGACATCTCGATATCTCTCACCAAACATACACAGTGATGTCATATGACATCTCGATATCTCTCACCAAACATACACAGTCATGTTATATGACATCTCGATATCTCTCACCAAACATACACAGTCATGTTATATGACATCTCGATATCTCTCACCAAACATACACAGTCATGTTATATGACATCTCGATATCTCTCACCAAACATACACAGTCATGTTATATGACATCTCGATATCTCTCACCAATATACACTTTATATTTTCCCTAATAACATGCAACAATACTCAAAATGTCACTCGATCCTATTGATTCATTGTGTAAAATCATGATGTTACAGTAATTTAGCTTTATACAAGTTCtgtgagtttgtttttattatttccggatgtattaaaacttactataaaaaaataaagttcggTCAAAGTACGAAAaggttttattgtaatttttattaaaaccagtGTATTGGAATGTaattacaaagtttgttacaATGTTGACCTCGTGATACACTTCACAATTTAGTGTTTCTCAACTTCTTGAATTAAAATCGTTCAAGTAAACTTCGATAAAATCACGTCAGTAGAAAAATGTGAGAAAACACTcatcaaaatttaaaacttaaattatcaaAGTGATTAGAAAAGTCCTCACTGGTTACACTGTTGTAAGTTGTCCACGTTTCTGACGGTAGATATCAAACTTACTACCTGTTGTAAGTTATCAATGTTTCTGACGGTAGATATCAAACTTACTACCTGTTGTAAGTTATCAATGTTTCTCACGGTAGATAGCAAACTTACTACCTGTTGTAAGTTATCAATGTTTCTCACGGTAGATATCAAACTTACTACCTGTTGTAAGTTATCAATGTTTCTGGTAGATATCAAACTTACTACCTGTTGTAAGTTATCTATGtttccaaaaattaaaaatatattttttttaaattccagatCACGCAGTTGAAAATCGAGAATAATCCGTTTGCTAAAGGCTTCAGAGACACTGGTAGTGGAAAGAGAGATAGAAAGTAAGTTTCATGTCTTTCTGTCTATCTCTACGTTTATGTATCTTTTATCTCGCTTTTAACTGAATGATAACATACACCACATCTTGTGTGCCTGTTCACATATcaatgttcatatttatttatttatattacgttTGTGCGAATTGCTAATTAGTTTAGCTTTACGATTATTTATGATTACTGGCACAGCAGTATgcatgcggacttacaacgtttcgatatccctggtggacagagcacagtacctctttgtgcaactttgtgcttaattccaaacaacaagaaaatacgtaaaatatgatttttacgTTTTTGAGATAATATTCAAGGTTTTCGTGGATATTTgaggttaaaaaaaaactgatgacgTTTCATTTACAGATTtgagtaagtgtgtgtgtgtgtgtgtgtagttcgctgcttttgaaaaatataaaaatcgcGCGTACAAAAAAAGTAAAGTAAGATATTGTGTAAGTTTTTAAATTCATGGAGTAAAGTTAAGTCTTAAGACTTAGGTCTTATATAAGATTTGTTTAATCCTTggcataagttttaaaatatgtttaaacatcGTAAAGCAGTTTCCAAAgaaaactaagtgtgtgtgtgtgtgtgtagttcgctgcttttgaaaaatataaaaatcgcGCGTACAAAAAAGTAAGGTAAGATATTGTGTAAGTTTTTAAATTCATGGAGTAAAGTTAAGTATTAAGACTTGGGTCTTATATAAGATTTGTTTAATCCTTggcataagttttaaaatatgtttaaacatcGTAAAGCAGTTTCCAAAGAGgactaagtgtgtgtgtgtgtgtgtgtcgttcgctgcttttgaaaaatataaaaatcgcGCGTACAAAAAAGTAAGGTAAGATATTGTGTAAGTTTTTAAATTCATGGAGTAAAGTTAAGTCTTAAGACTTAGGTCTTATATAAGATTTGTTTAATCCTTggcataagttttaaaatatgtttaaacatcGTAAAGCAGTTTCCAAAGAGgactaagtgtgtgtgtgtgtgtgtagttcgctgcttttgaaaaatataaaatcgcGCGTTTTTAAGGTAAGATATTGTGTAAGTTTTAAATTCATGGAGTAAAGTTAAGTCTTAAGACTTAGGTCTTATATAAGATTTGTTTAATCCTTggcataagttttaaaatatgtttaaacatcGTAAAGCAGTTTCCAAAGAGGACTAATCTTCAAACAGCAGTTTTTAACTGGAGTTGAGCTTCGTAAAATAGTTGTTGAGAgaaattaagttatatatatcagtttataaAGAAGGTTTAAACATTCAGTAATTTTGAAACAGGATTTAAACCTCGTATCAAAGCTTTAAACAGGTGTATAAGTCTgataaaaaattctttaaagttaTCTGTGTTCCAAAAGCTAGTGCTAACTAAACAACAGTGTTTCCAGGCGCCCATTACTTCCAATGACAGAAGCTCATCTCCCAGCGACAAATGAGGATCCCAAACGGGACAGTGTAGACCCAATAGAAGGCTGCAGCAGTGAAGAGGAAACAGTGGATGTCGGAGGAGGTGGAGAAGAGCTATTGGACCACCCCATAATCCCTAATACTCCGCTTGTTAACAATAGGTCAGGAGACCAGGAAGGTACTATTATTTCTACAATATAAGGTAGTCAGGTTATAAGATATAAACGGGTACAGTAATATAGTTAACCAATGAAAAGTTGTCATAGACATGCGCTTTTGTGGTCTTACTTTTCTCTAGGTTATGTTCAACGACTGTTTAATTGTCACTTTCATATCCTATGCGACACGAATAAAAAATCGTATTAAATTGTCGTTTTTGCGTTATATATTTCCTAAATTACCCCTAAGCACATGCTACACGAATGTTCATATTTTGTTCGCGTGTTATATAACACATCTGCCACAAACCTCGAGCCTATAAGTACTTCAAGCCTTATTTATTAAGAGTATAACGTTCCCCCACATGTGACGCTGGTCTGTTCAAGTCCTACGTATATACTCATCAACTTTTCATGGTTTTATTTCCGGAACGGCAGAACAAAGgaatattgttttgaaatatccTCTAGGAAATAAGTTTTCTAGTTTAGTTATTATCATAGATGTAAAGAGGACAAgtgtttgatattcataagtGAAGCATCCGTCACTAGAAACCGAGCAGTAAGACTAAAGATATAGTTAGCTTGTTTCTCTTCTAGTTCGTTTCATTCATTACAACCTGTGTGCCCATGTAACCACGTCTCTGATTGGTTAAACAAACTAAAAGTCTTACGTTGTAGGAGTTCTCAGACAGTACTGCACTTTTTGTTACTTTTCTAAACGGAGTCTCTGTATACCTTATTATGTTTTATCTTCGTGAGATTCATGTGACTTTCGTGGctgtttataattaaactgataaggtactttaaaaattaatttgaggTAATAGTTTATGAACAGTGGTTTgcttagaatttcgcgcaaagatacacaagggctagctctctttaatgtagcagtgtaagactagagggaaggcagctagtcatcaccacccaccgccaactcttgggctactcttttaccaacgaatagtgggattgaccgtcacattataacacccccacggctgggagggcgaacatgtttggcgcgactcggacgcgaacccgcgaccctcagataacgaagcgcacgccttaacacgctaggccatgccgggccgtagcaGGTTCTGCAATAGAAATTgcatatacattaatatttaattaacaacgTAAATATGTATATACGAGATAGAGTGTTACCCAATTTACGAAACATAATTcattgtgtttaacaacatattCTAGAGAGACTTTtgaattgaaaaagaaatttctcgtgccaattttaatttttgtacagcaaaattactacagttattagtttttgttgcttgttaacataaagtttattttgaCTGTTAGTTTTACACTCTTACATATAATTACTAACTTTCATTGAGTTGATTGCAGTTCTAAATCGTAGACGAAATTAATCGTAAACTAAGTACGTCTTTCAGTGTTAGGAAGTGCTTAAACTTCTTTCATATcgtatgttttttattgttagatTAGAAAGCTTAGTtggtatatgtatatgtatatttatatgtttatagacATTTATATGTCTATTGATTGACGCCCTTTTGACAGTTCCAGAAGATAACAAGATGGATCTGGAGAAAACGGAAAACAGTGATGTTGTTAATAGAAAGACAAAGTCCTCAGAAGACAAGAACTTGGAGATCTCATGTAAAAAAAGCCAGACAGCTTCTGTGGCCATACCTGGATCATATATTCCGGAATCTTCGAGTACTGTGGCACAGGGTTTTCATAGTGTTGACCTCCCAGAGAACCATGCACACAGTTTACATCATCTTGGAATTCATAACACATTAGGAGGCGGATTACCCCACCCTCACATATTTCCTTATCTCTACTCACAAGCACTGTACCCTCAGTTGTATTTTCCTCACGCCATTCCCACGACATCTGCAACATCTGCAAGTGTGTCATCACATGATCTTTATTCTTTTATGACTCGTAATAACCCAAGGTTTTTGGACCCTGGATGCAGACATGGGCATCATCGATTTTTTCCATATTTGTTACCAGTGGCCACCAGCTCGACGCAGCTTCCTCCTTCTACTGTCCACTGTCCTGTCCCTCTTCCACTTCTCAAGGGCATGTCTTTATCCCCAGCTTCGGAAGTTGCAAGTTCTTCCAGTTCAATAAGTCCAACCGTCTCTTCTCCTGCTTCTAGTACGTTACAGAGTATAGAGGACATGGTCAACGGGTTGGAAAGACAGCAGGAACAACTTGCCGTTCTGTCTTTGTCCAAACTTAATGAATGATGACTAGAGTGATCAAGTGGGAAAGAGCCAGCCAAGCTTTCTGCTTAGCATCACCCAGAGCTTAGCAAGAGCCACGTTGACCTCTGGTGGCCAAGAACACAATCCAATAAGTTCCGCTCCTTCCAAGACAGATCTACTGAGGACGATATAGTGGAATCTGGGTGGGGTAACAAGAAGTCACACATTGTCTCCTACCCAGAAGAAAAGTAAATGAATCTGTCTGCGTGACAGTAAATCAGATATTTAGATAGCTAATAAACAAGAAAAGCATTCAACCTCGAAAAGTGAATTAATGAAACTCGTGTCCTGCTCaaacaatgaatagaaaacttcattttttttttaattttgtgatatgGTTATTCTATTTGtggctttaaaaaacaaacaaactatattctgCTTTGTTATACCTAACACTGGTTTGACAGATATGGTTTATTTTCTGTGCACGTTTCTCACCCTATCATAAATAATTTGGCAAAGAAACGTAAACCCACCCTCGTTGTTCTTTTGGAGGCAAACACTAGCTTAATAGATGAAGTGAAATGCACAATCAGAATTTTTGTCGAATAATAAGTCAAAGGAAGGTTCCTGGACCAACACTTAATGTTCATCTGGTGCCTTAACAGATGATTGACGTTACATATTCTGTTCGTGACAAGTGTCGACTTCAGAAATCTTCCTGCCAATGTCTCTACGCCCAACATTGGATTTATGAATTCTTGAAAACATATCTTCGAAACTCGTTTGTGTCCATTGTTAATTTGGAGGATGGTGTGGCAGTACGTAAGTCCAACTGTCGCTTTTGAGGATGATTTTAGGT
This region includes:
- the LOC143256305 gene encoding uncharacterized protein LOC143256305 isoform X2; this encodes MCFVNSESSELVGNLGFEDRVFNEHFISLPFLCNSLSLIVKITQPTKSTKMLPHGMAYHPFLLPSFSAAAEAHDHLGCSLNPFLSPQKYFSLHTPVPLPKFPLYPPHLQPSPQDLEPDDEGVQDDPKVTLESKDLWEKFHTFGTEMVVTKTGRRMFPAFKVRLSGLDKKAKYIMLMDIVASDECRYKFHNRRWVVAGKADPEMPKGMYIHPDSPSTGEQWMQKVVSFHKLKLTNNISDKHGYSILNSMHKYQPRFHLVRANDILKLPYSTFRTYVFKETEFIAVTAYQNEKITQLKIENNPFAKGFRDTGSGKRDRNVSRRPLLPMTEAHLPATNEDPKRDSVDPIEGCSSEEETVDVGGGGEELLDHPIIPNTPLVNNRSGDQEEDNKMDLEKTENSDVVNRKTKSSEDKNLEISCKKSQTASVAIPGSYIPESSSTVAQGFHSVDLPENHAHSLHHLGIHNTLGGGLPHPHIFPYLYSQALYPQLYFPHAIPTTSATSASVSSHDLYSFMTRNNPRFLDPGCRHGHHRFFPYLLPVATSSTQLPPSTVHCPVPLPLLKGMSLSPASEVASSSSSISPTVSSPASSTLQSIEDMVNGLERQQEQLAVLSLSKLNE
- the LOC143256305 gene encoding uncharacterized protein LOC143256305 isoform X3, producing the protein MCFVNSESSELVGNLGFEDRVFNEHFISLPFLCNSLSLIVKITQPTKSTKMLPHGMAYHPFLLPSFSAAAEAHDHLGCSLNPFLSPQKYFSLHTPVPLPKFPLYPPHLQPSPQDLEPDDEGVQDDPKVTLESKDLWEKFHTFGTEMVVTKTGRRMFPAFKVRLSGLDKKAKYIMLMDIVASDECRYKFHNRRWVVAGKADPEMPKGMYIHPDSPSTGEQWMQKVVSFHKLKLTNNISDKHGYSILNSMHKYQPRFHLVRANDILKLPYSTFRTYVFKETEFIAVTAYQNEKITQLKIENNPFAKGFRDTGSGKRDRKRPLLPMTEAHLPATNEDPKRDSVDPIEGCSSEEETVDVGGGGEELLDHPIIPNTPLVNNRSGDQEVPEDNKMDLEKTENSDVVNRKTKSSEDKNLEISCKKSQTASVAIPGSYIPESSSTVAQGFHSVDLPENHAHSLHHLGIHNTLGGGLPHPHIFPYLYSQALYPQLYFPHAIPTTSATSASVSSHDLYSFMTRNNPRFLDPGCRHGHHRFFPYLLPVATSSTQLPPSTVHCPVPLPLLKGMSLSPASEVASSSSSISPTVSSPASSTLQSIEDMVNGLERQQEQLAVLSLSKLNE
- the LOC143256305 gene encoding uncharacterized protein LOC143256305 isoform X1, with the translated sequence MCFVNSESSELVGNLGFEDRVFNEHFISLPFLCNSLSLIVKITQPTKSTKMLPHGMAYHPFLLPSFSAAAEAHDHLGCSLNPFLSPQKYFSLHTPVPLPKFPLYPPHLQPSPQDLEPDDEGVQDDPKVTLESKDLWEKFHTFGTEMVVTKTGRRMFPAFKVRLSGLDKKAKYIMLMDIVASDECRYKFHNRRWVVAGKADPEMPKGMYIHPDSPSTGEQWMQKVVSFHKLKLTNNISDKHGYSILNSMHKYQPRFHLVRANDILKLPYSTFRTYVFKETEFIAVTAYQNEKITQLKIENNPFAKGFRDTGSGKRDRNVSRRPLLPMTEAHLPATNEDPKRDSVDPIEGCSSEEETVDVGGGGEELLDHPIIPNTPLVNNRSGDQEVPEDNKMDLEKTENSDVVNRKTKSSEDKNLEISCKKSQTASVAIPGSYIPESSSTVAQGFHSVDLPENHAHSLHHLGIHNTLGGGLPHPHIFPYLYSQALYPQLYFPHAIPTTSATSASVSSHDLYSFMTRNNPRFLDPGCRHGHHRFFPYLLPVATSSTQLPPSTVHCPVPLPLLKGMSLSPASEVASSSSSISPTVSSPASSTLQSIEDMVNGLERQQEQLAVLSLSKLNE